Proteins co-encoded in one Methanobrevibacter gottschalkii DSM 11977 genomic window:
- a CDS encoding DUF192 domain-containing protein — MIYNNEQINIKITYANNFYKRFKGLMLKKDFDDGLLFTNLKDSSIHTFFMRFEIDVYFLNEKKYIFEKTSLKPWKFYKPKKQAKYILETRKNKLKLKIGDRLDFI, encoded by the coding sequence ATGATATACAATAATGAACAAATTAATATAAAAATAACATATGCTAATAACTTTTACAAACGTTTTAAAGGATTAATGCTGAAAAAAGATTTTGATGACGGATTATTATTTACAAATCTTAAAGATTCAAGCATCCACACATTTTTTATGAGATTTGAAATTGATGTTTATTTTTTAAATGAAAAGAAATATATTTTTGAAAAGACAAGTTTAAAACCTTGGAAATTCTATAAACCTAAAAAACAAGCAAAATATATCCTAGAAACAAGAAAAAATAAGTTAAAATTAAAAATAGGGGATCGTTTAGATTTTATCTAA